One Fusobacterium ulcerans DNA segment encodes these proteins:
- a CDS encoding dihydroorotate dehydrogenase electron transfer subunit: MFLEDCLILENKHIAGQNYLMRLKAEKSIPVSKAGQFFMIQCKNKLHILRRPISLHYVDKNKMELEFYYEVKGGGTKEFAEMKAGESINIQGPLGHGFSTDMTGKKLLVVGGGMGMAPMKLLVEVLKKNNEVTFIAGGRNADAVEILSNFNFDGADLHITTDDGSAGTKGTVIVKMEELMNSKKFDMVFTCGPHKMMEAVAKTSSKYNTECEISLEERMACGVKACVGCSIKTKEGMKKVCHDGPVFKSETIVDLEPAERTETCCGN; encoded by the coding sequence ATGTTTTTAGAAGATTGTCTAATTTTAGAAAATAAACACATTGCAGGACAAAATTATCTTATGAGATTAAAAGCTGAAAAAAGCATTCCAGTATCAAAAGCTGGGCAGTTCTTTATGATTCAATGCAAGAACAAGCTTCACATCTTAAGAAGACCAATCAGTCTTCACTATGTAGATAAAAATAAAATGGAGCTTGAATTTTACTATGAGGTAAAAGGTGGAGGAACAAAAGAATTTGCTGAGATGAAAGCTGGAGAAAGTATAAACATCCAAGGACCTCTTGGACATGGATTTTCTACTGATATGACAGGTAAAAAACTTCTAGTAGTTGGTGGTGGAATGGGAATGGCTCCTATGAAGCTTCTTGTAGAAGTATTAAAGAAAAACAATGAGGTTACTTTCATAGCTGGAGGAAGAAATGCTGATGCTGTTGAAATCCTTTCTAACTTTAACTTTGATGGTGCTGATCTTCATATAACTACTGATGATGGTTCTGCTGGAACTAAGGGAACTGTTATAGTTAAAATGGAAGAGCTTATGAACAGTAAAAAATTTGATATGGTTTTCACTTGCGGACCTCATAAAATGATGGAAGCAGTAGCAAAAACTTCATCAAAATACAATACAGAATGTGAAATATCACTGGAAGAAAGAATGGCTTGTGGAGTAAAAGCCTGTGTAGGATGCTCTATCAAAACTAAAGAAGGAATGAAAAAAGTATGTCATGATGGTCCTGTTTTTAAATCTGAGACTATTGTTGACCTTGAACCTGCTGAAAGAACAGAAACTTGTTGTGGTAATTAA
- a CDS encoding sigma-54-dependent transcriptional regulator has product MLADYKILIVDDEADYREMFSLILEEKGYCIYLAACIAEAREIIKNHKIDMVVTDLIMKNETGIELLHWIKKYDAEIGVIIVTAYGTVETAVQAIQNGAYNYFIKSNDPGTLLLDIERFLQLKQLKLENSLLKNQTKEMSLLESNNADMQNILDICKRVAKSNISVLILGESGVGKEVIARYIHEKSERNTFPFVPVNCQEYSEGVLESELFGHEKGSFTGAIKQKIGKFEEASHGTLFLDEIADVSMNTQVKLLRVLEDKKIERVGGDKKMDVNIRLISATNKNIYEAVKSGILREDFLYRINGIVICVPPLRERPEDIESFIHFFVKKFEMELKKKIEYIDEETMNFLKNYHYPGNIRELKNIIERLIVLAEGSAIHFKNAKRYLQHTEEDAVSHSDENLRDAREQFEIEFIRSKIKDCKGNLSKAAAALDISKRQLNNKILEYNLREWIQSLKD; this is encoded by the coding sequence ATGCTTGCAGATTATAAAATTTTAATTGTAGATGATGAAGCAGATTACAGAGAGATGTTTTCTCTCATATTAGAGGAGAAAGGGTATTGTATTTATCTGGCTGCCTGTATCGCAGAAGCGAGAGAAATCATCAAGAATCATAAAATTGACATGGTAGTAACAGATCTGATTATGAAAAATGAAACAGGGATAGAGCTTCTTCATTGGATAAAAAAATATGATGCTGAGATAGGAGTTATCATTGTTACTGCATATGGAACAGTTGAAACAGCAGTTCAGGCGATACAGAATGGGGCATATAATTATTTTATTAAAAGTAATGATCCGGGAACTTTACTTTTGGATATTGAGAGGTTTTTGCAATTAAAACAACTTAAATTAGAAAATAGTTTACTAAAAAATCAAACTAAGGAAATGTCTCTGCTTGAATCTAATAATGCTGATATGCAGAACATATTGGATATATGCAAAAGAGTTGCAAAAAGTAATATATCTGTTTTAATTCTTGGAGAATCTGGAGTAGGAAAAGAAGTAATAGCCAGATATATACATGAAAAAAGTGAAAGAAATACCTTTCCATTTGTTCCTGTTAATTGTCAAGAATATTCAGAAGGAGTTTTGGAATCAGAATTGTTTGGACATGAAAAGGGTTCTTTTACAGGAGCAATTAAACAAAAAATAGGAAAATTTGAAGAAGCCAGCCACGGAACATTATTTCTTGATGAAATTGCAGATGTTTCAATGAACACACAGGTAAAGCTGTTAAGAGTACTGGAAGACAAAAAAATAGAACGTGTTGGCGGAGATAAAAAAATGGATGTCAATATCAGATTAATTTCAGCAACCAACAAAAATATTTATGAAGCTGTTAAGAGTGGGATTCTTCGAGAGGATTTCTTATACAGAATTAATGGAATTGTTATCTGTGTTCCTCCTCTTCGAGAACGTCCAGAGGATATTGAAAGTTTTATTCATTTCTTTGTTAAAAAATTTGAAATGGAATTGAAGAAAAAAATAGAATATATAGATGAGGAAACAATGAATTTTTTAAAAAACTATCATTATCCGGGTAATATTAGAGAATTAAAAAATATAATTGAACGTTTGATAGTTTTAGCAGAGGGATCTGCTATTCATTTTAAAAATGCAAAAAGGTATTTACAACACACAGAAGAAGATGCAGTTTCACATTCTGATGAAAACTTACGAGATGCAAGAGAGCAGTTTGAAATAGAATTTATACGTTCTAAAATCAAAGATTGCAAAGGAAATTTATCTAAGGCTGCGGCTGCTTTGGATATCAGCAAACGTCAGTTAAATAATAAAATTTTAGAATACAATCTTAGAGAATGGATTCAATCACTCAAAGATTGA
- a CDS encoding cob(I)yrinic acid a,c-diamide adenosyltransferase, whose translation MKRYTQIYTGNGKGKTTAALGLAVRALGNDYHVYIGQFMKGQEYGELRTFAKLDNIIIERFGTENCIISKDHVQQIDIDKAKAGLKRAKEALICGDYELVILDEICVAHFFGLVTEDEILALMELKPENVELVLTGRYAPQAIIDRADLVTEMKEIKHYYNIGVMARDGIER comes from the coding sequence ATGAAAAGATACACTCAAATATATACAGGAAACGGAAAGGGAAAAACTACTGCTGCTCTTGGTTTAGCTGTAAGAGCACTTGGAAATGACTATCATGTCTATATAGGTCAGTTTATGAAAGGACAGGAATATGGAGAGCTTAGAACATTTGCTAAATTAGATAATATAATTATTGAAAGATTCGGAACGGAAAACTGTATAATCTCAAAAGATCATGTACAGCAGATAGATATCGACAAGGCTAAGGCTGGCTTGAAAAGGGCTAAAGAGGCTCTTATATGTGGAGATTATGAACTTGTAATATTAGATGAAATCTGTGTAGCTCATTTCTTTGGTTTGGTAACTGAAGATGAAATATTGGCTCTTATGGAATTAAAGCCTGAAAATGTTGAGCTTGTCCTTACAGGAAGATATGCTCCTCAGGCAATTATAGATCGTGCTGATCTTGTTACTGAAATGAAAGAGATAAAGCATTATTACAATATAGGGGTAATGGCTAGAGACGGAATAGAGAGATAA
- a CDS encoding dihydroorotate dehydrogenase — translation MNRLETKFLGVDFKNPIVTSSGCFGFGLEYRDYFDPNVLGGIVVKGLTMEPRDGNYGTRIAETPGGMLNCVGLENPGIDYFETHILKDMKEAGITTNIIANINGKTVEEYIEIAKRVEQIKEVDIIELNISCPNVKDGGMAFGANPEVAGRVTREVRKVTTKPLVVKLSPNVTDIAYIAKVVEENGADAVSLINTLLGMVIDLKTKKPLLGNTFGGFSGPAVKPVALRMVYQVYKAVNIPIVGMGGISSTEDALEFIMAGASMVSLGTGIFFNPVLPVEVAEGLQKYCEENNIENINELVGIAHR, via the coding sequence ATGAATAGACTGGAAACTAAATTCTTAGGTGTCGATTTTAAGAATCCTATTGTCACATCATCTGGATGTTTTGGATTCGGACTTGAATATAGAGATTATTTTGATCCAAATGTACTTGGAGGAATAGTTGTAAAAGGGCTTACTATGGAGCCTAGAGATGGAAACTATGGAACAAGAATAGCTGAAACTCCTGGTGGAATGCTGAATTGTGTAGGACTTGAAAATCCCGGAATTGACTATTTTGAAACTCATATCTTAAAAGATATGAAAGAAGCTGGCATCACTACTAATATAATAGCAAATATCAATGGAAAAACTGTTGAGGAATATATAGAAATAGCTAAAAGAGTAGAGCAGATAAAAGAAGTAGATATAATAGAATTAAATATATCTTGTCCAAATGTAAAAGATGGAGGAATGGCTTTTGGAGCTAATCCAGAAGTTGCAGGAAGAGTTACAAGAGAAGTAAGAAAAGTAACTACTAAACCTCTTGTAGTAAAATTATCTCCTAATGTTACTGATATTGCATATATAGCTAAAGTTGTAGAAGAGAATGGAGCAGATGCTGTATCTCTTATCAATACTCTTTTAGGAATGGTAATTGATCTTAAAACTAAAAAACCTCTTTTAGGAAATACATTTGGAGGATTCTCAGGACCTGCTGTTAAACCAGTAGCTTTAAGAATGGTGTACCAAGTATATAAAGCTGTAAATATTCCAATAGTTGGTATGGGTGGAATCTCTAGTACAGAGGATGCTCTTGAATTTATAATGGCTGGAGCTTCTATGGTATCTCTTGGAACTGGTATATTCTTTAATCCTGTTCTTCCTGTGGAAGTAGCTGAAGGATTACAAAAATACTGTGAAGAAAATAATATTGAAAATATAAATGAACTTGTTGGTATAGCACACAGATAA
- a CDS encoding ATP-binding protein — MKNIQKHFILVIMVVVCIILWNQIVVMKYGTTLPTYLKYSSPITEREKDYLKVHSPIRLGSDITAPPISYYDKATGEYAGLIVDYVNFLSIETATPITINMYTFYNLVEALREQKIDVCDMFPSESRAKEFDFSIRIYRLKTVVISPKDGSNILDIMELSGKKIAIPKGDLAAEYINNFLKEERKPMVQFVPVNDTKTVLELLQQGVVDAAIGDEVVISTYWKEYNVYETQKYNVILLYEKDVVLAVNKDSDLLLTVLNKGILQMKKNQIVPKVQQKWFGISESIRGEKRELESFINIAIILLICLIGLYIWNYFLKRRVLEKTKEIEENKKNISMILNNLDIALFIINEACVVIECNQAFLTLLSQSRKDVVEKSLFEFSFLSELLEISKYSQWKEDISLKFRKTIKSRCYEVKLSPYISREEKLRILSIEDITEKLIIERKLHQENKMITIGQISAGLAHEIRNPLGTIRNGIYLIKMKVSNKSQEKAISMMENSIQRVNNLIEHLLRFSRTASDKCTQENIETIVSNIMTLMETKLKAKKIQYHVNLEGNFTVTLNIEAVNIILINLIENAIDAFLADKEDNLIQISISTTEDSLRFLIEDNGVGISEEALPYIFDPFYTTKGEGHGTGLGLYLVYNEVKKYNGDISVESQYGIGTKFFISIHF; from the coding sequence ATGAAAAATATTCAAAAACATTTCATCCTTGTAATTATGGTAGTGGTATGTATTATTTTATGGAATCAAATTGTAGTTATGAAATATGGAACAACTCTTCCAACATATTTGAAATATTCATCACCTATTACAGAAAGGGAAAAGGATTATTTGAAGGTTCATAGCCCAATTCGGCTGGGAAGTGATATTACCGCTCCTCCAATTTCCTACTATGATAAAGCTACAGGAGAGTATGCTGGACTGATTGTTGATTATGTAAATTTTCTGTCAATTGAAACAGCAACACCTATTACTATAAATATGTATACTTTTTACAATTTAGTGGAAGCTTTGAGAGAGCAGAAAATTGATGTATGTGATATGTTTCCCAGTGAAAGCAGAGCAAAGGAATTTGATTTTTCTATTCGGATATATCGGTTGAAAACTGTAGTTATTTCTCCAAAGGATGGAAGTAATATACTGGATATTATGGAGTTGTCAGGAAAAAAGATAGCAATTCCAAAAGGAGATTTAGCAGCAGAGTATATCAATAATTTTTTAAAAGAAGAAAGAAAACCAATGGTTCAATTTGTTCCAGTTAATGATACAAAAACAGTTCTGGAACTTTTGCAGCAGGGGGTTGTTGATGCTGCAATAGGAGATGAAGTTGTTATTTCTACTTATTGGAAAGAGTACAATGTTTATGAAACTCAGAAATACAATGTGATTCTTTTATATGAAAAGGATGTAGTATTGGCTGTGAATAAAGATTCTGATCTGCTGCTGACAGTACTTAATAAGGGTATTTTACAGATGAAGAAAAATCAGATAGTGCCAAAGGTTCAACAGAAATGGTTTGGAATTTCCGAGTCTATAAGAGGAGAAAAAAGAGAGCTGGAGTCATTTATTAATATTGCAATTATTTTGCTTATATGTTTAATTGGACTTTATATATGGAATTATTTTCTTAAAAGAAGAGTGTTGGAGAAAACAAAAGAAATTGAAGAAAATAAGAAAAATATCAGTATGATATTGAATAATCTGGATATAGCTCTGTTTATTATAAATGAAGCCTGTGTAGTGATAGAATGCAACCAAGCCTTTTTGACTTTACTTTCTCAAAGCAGGAAGGATGTAGTGGAAAAAAGCCTTTTTGAATTTTCTTTTTTATCTGAACTATTGGAAATATCAAAATATTCTCAATGGAAGGAAGATATTAGCCTTAAATTTAGAAAAACAATAAAAAGCAGATGTTATGAAGTTAAACTATCTCCTTATATTTCAAGAGAAGAAAAGCTTAGAATTTTAAGTATAGAAGATATAACAGAAAAACTTATTATAGAGAGAAAGCTCCATCAAGAAAATAAAATGATAACTATAGGACAGATATCAGCTGGTTTGGCACATGAAATAAGAAATCCTCTTGGAACAATAAGAAATGGAATTTATCTTATTAAAATGAAAGTATCTAATAAATCCCAAGAAAAAGCTATCAGTATGATGGAAAATTCAATTCAAAGGGTTAATAATTTGATTGAACACTTACTTAGATTTTCAAGAACAGCATCAGATAAATGTACTCAGGAAAACATTGAAACAATAGTAAGTAATATAATGACTTTAATGGAAACAAAGTTAAAAGCTAAAAAAATTCAATATCATGTTAATTTAGAGGGGAATTTTACAGTAACTCTAAATATAGAGGCTGTTAATATTATTTTAATTAATCTTATTGAAAATGCAATTGATGCTTTTTTAGCTGATAAAGAGGACAATTTAATACAAATTTCTATTTCTACTACAGAGGATTCTCTTCGTTTTTTAATTGAAGATAATGGAGTGGGAATATCAGAAGAAGCACTTCCTTATATTTTTGATCCTTTTTATACAACAAAAGGAGAAGGACATGGTACAGGGCTGGGGCTATATCTTGTATATAATGAAGTTAAAAAATATAATGGAGATATCTCAGTTGAAAGTCAATATGGGATAGGTACAAAGTTTTTTATTTCTATTCATTTTTAA
- the nhaC gene encoding Na+/H+ antiporter NhaC, giving the protein MRTARKPKIWEALVPIVGMAVIIVYSMLVLKVDPHIPIVISTILAGAMALKVGCSWFEIRNGMIESVYRAVEALIIVMIVGMLIGSWVLAGSVPAMIYYGLELISPKFFLPTGCILCAIVSVATGSAWTSGGTIGVALMGIGTGLGINPALTAGMVISGAYFGDKVSPLSDSTNVAAATAETDLYMHVRSMMYTTVPSFLIALLLYLIIGLRYDTSSINLENIKLIKDALSTTFVISPWLLIPPIVVLITAVKKVPAIPSLLLAATVGSVFAMIFQNASLVDVLDVLQNGYVGETNVEIVNKLLTRGGVNGMLWTISLIIFALCFGGILEKAKFTEVILEKVIKYIHSVGSLVATTIVTGILCDFVLTDQYLANIIPGRMYYKVYDDMGLERYYLSRTLEDGGSLWSPMFPWNGCGAYQSATLGVPTFSYFPYAFLNLINPIVSIIMAYLGIAVFRKKLQDQDIEIIEVENLNELDAIRNEME; this is encoded by the coding sequence ATGAGGACAGCAAGAAAACCTAAAATTTGGGAGGCTTTAGTTCCTATTGTAGGAATGGCAGTAATTATTGTTTATTCCATGCTTGTATTAAAGGTAGATCCACATATTCCTATTGTAATTTCAACTATACTGGCAGGGGCTATGGCATTGAAAGTAGGATGCAGCTGGTTTGAAATAAGAAATGGAATGATTGAAAGTGTTTACAGAGCTGTAGAGGCTTTGATTATCGTTATGATTGTAGGAATGTTAATTGGGTCATGGGTTTTAGCAGGATCTGTTCCAGCAATGATTTATTATGGATTGGAATTGATTTCACCAAAGTTTTTTCTGCCTACTGGATGTATCTTATGTGCAATTGTATCTGTTGCAACTGGAAGTGCTTGGACTTCTGGAGGAACAATAGGAGTAGCTCTTATGGGAATTGGAACAGGTTTGGGAATCAACCCTGCACTTACAGCAGGAATGGTTATTTCAGGAGCATATTTTGGAGATAAAGTTTCTCCATTGTCAGACAGTACCAATGTTGCTGCTGCTACTGCGGAAACTGATTTATATATGCATGTAAGATCAATGATGTATACAACTGTTCCAAGTTTTTTAATAGCACTTTTACTGTATTTGATTATAGGATTAAGATATGATACTTCATCAATAAATTTGGAGAATATAAAATTGATAAAAGATGCACTTTCTACAACTTTTGTTATTAGCCCATGGTTATTGATACCTCCAATAGTAGTATTGATAACTGCTGTAAAAAAAGTTCCAGCTATTCCTTCATTGCTGCTTGCTGCAACAGTTGGAAGTGTATTTGCTATGATTTTTCAAAATGCAAGCCTTGTAGATGTTTTGGATGTTCTGCAAAATGGATATGTAGGAGAAACTAATGTAGAAATTGTAAATAAGCTACTTACTCGAGGTGGAGTCAATGGAATGCTGTGGACAATTTCCCTTATAATTTTTGCTCTATGTTTTGGAGGGATTTTGGAAAAGGCGAAATTTACTGAAGTAATTCTGGAAAAAGTAATAAAATATATTCATTCAGTTGGAAGCCTTGTGGCTACAACTATTGTGACTGGAATTCTTTGTGATTTTGTTCTTACAGATCAATATCTAGCAAATATTATTCCAGGAAGAATGTATTATAAAGTATATGATGATATGGGACTGGAAAGATATTATCTCTCTAGAACATTGGAAGATGGAGGTTCGCTCTGGTCACCTATGTTCCCATGGAATGGTTGTGGAGCATATCAATCTGCAACTTTAGGTGTTCCTACATTCTCTTATTTTCCTTATGCGTTTTTAAATTTAATAAATCCAATAGTATCTATTATTATGGCTTACTTAGGAATAGCAGTATTCAGAAAGAAACTTCAAGATCAAGATATTGAAATTATTGAGGTAGAAAATTTAAATGAATTAGATGCAATTAGAAATGAAATGGAATAA
- the pyrB gene encoding aspartate carbamoyltransferase, translating into MKDFISIKDLTKEEVLEVLNLALELSEKPEPKLIDEKIVGSLFFEPSTRTRLSFTSAAYRIGGKVLGFDSPDATSVKKGESLRDTVKMVEAYSDIIVMRHNIEGGPKFASEVSKNPVINAGDGSNEHPSQTLLDLFTIKKELEKIEGVKIAFVGDLKYGRTVHSLTKALEMFDAEFYFVAPDSIQIPEYITKELDEKGMKYCICSEYEPILSEIDVLYMTRIQKERFEDIEEFNKVSGVYKISKETIVGKCQDHMIVMHPLPRVDEISVDLDDTKHALYFKQAANGVPVREAMFALALGVKKSTAPVKEEKNVVANDKIVCSNHKCVTHFEETPNKVVVKDYGKFCYYCGKEIK; encoded by the coding sequence ATGAAAGATTTTATATCAATAAAAGATTTGACAAAAGAGGAAGTCTTAGAAGTTTTGAATTTAGCTCTTGAATTATCTGAAAAACCAGAGCCTAAATTAATAGATGAGAAAATAGTGGGAAGCCTTTTCTTTGAACCATCTACTAGAACAAGATTATCTTTCACTTCTGCTGCATATAGAATTGGAGGAAAAGTTCTAGGTTTTGATTCTCCAGATGCTACTTCTGTTAAAAAAGGAGAATCTCTAAGAGATACAGTAAAAATGGTAGAAGCTTATTCTGATATCATTGTTATGAGACATAATATAGAAGGTGGACCTAAATTCGCCTCTGAAGTTTCAAAAAATCCTGTAATCAATGCTGGAGATGGTTCTAATGAACATCCAAGCCAGACACTTTTAGACCTTTTCACAATAAAAAAAGAACTGGAAAAAATAGAAGGTGTCAAAATAGCTTTTGTTGGGGATCTTAAATATGGAAGAACAGTTCATTCTCTTACTAAAGCACTTGAAATGTTTGATGCTGAGTTCTACTTTGTAGCTCCAGATTCTATCCAGATACCTGAATATATCACAAAAGAGCTTGATGAAAAAGGAATGAAATATTGTATCTGCTCTGAATATGAGCCTATTCTTTCTGAAATAGATGTTCTTTACATGACAAGAATCCAAAAAGAAAGATTTGAGGATATTGAGGAATTTAACAAAGTCAGCGGAGTATATAAAATATCAAAAGAAACAATAGTTGGAAAATGTCAGGATCATATGATTGTTATGCATCCGCTTCCTAGGGTTGATGAAATAAGCGTAGATTTAGATGATACAAAACATGCTCTATATTTTAAACAGGCTGCCAATGGAGTACCTGTGAGAGAAGCTATGTTTGCTCTTGCACTGGGAGTAAAAAAATCCACTGCCCCTGTTAAAGAAGAAAAAAATGTAGTAGCAAATGATAAAATTGTATGTTCTAATCATAAATGTGTAACTCATTTTGAAGAAACACCAAATAAAGTAGTAGTAAAGGATTATGGGAAATTCTGCTACTATTGCGGTAAGGAAATAAAATAA
- a CDS encoding DUF2284 domain-containing protein → MYRTEVTSKKISMEELKKDYCDREKFEKFCKECRNYGSTWSCPPYNFDVEDYLKNYSYIYLVGVKIIFDEETLDKVNTKEKINDYTTETLKYMKDKIMMELLRVEKRYEGSKSLSAGGCKICDDCSRKNNTQCQHPDMMRYSLESMGFDVGGISSRLLDYELKWATETRLPEYFSLVTGLMTKREIEGFEKELRMLK, encoded by the coding sequence ATGTATAGAACAGAGGTAACATCCAAAAAGATATCTATGGAGGAATTGAAAAAAGATTACTGTGATAGAGAAAAGTTTGAAAAATTCTGTAAGGAATGCAGAAACTATGGAAGTACATGGTCATGTCCTCCCTATAATTTTGATGTAGAAGATTATCTAAAAAATTACAGCTACATATATCTTGTAGGAGTTAAAATTATTTTTGATGAAGAGACTTTGGATAAAGTAAATACAAAAGAGAAAATAAATGACTATACTACAGAAACTCTTAAATATATGAAGGATAAAATAATGATGGAGCTTTTGAGAGTGGAGAAAAGGTATGAAGGAAGTAAAAGTCTTTCTGCTGGGGGCTGTAAAATATGTGATGACTGTTCTAGAAAAAATAATACTCAATGCCAGCATCCTGATATGATGAGATATTCTCTTGAATCAATGGGATTTGATGTAGGAGGAATTTCAAGCAGGTTATTGGATTATGAATTGAAATGGGCAACAGAGACTCGTCTGCCTGAATATTTTTCTTTAGTTACAGGACTTATGACTAAAAGAGAGATAGAGGGATTTGAAAAGGAACTTAGAATGTTAAAGTAA
- the pyrF gene encoding orotidine-5'-phosphate decarboxylase, with protein sequence MNAKDRMIIALDFPTMEAAKNLVEKIGDGATFYKVGLELFLNSKGEMINYLASKGKKIFLDLKFHDIPNTTAMASVFAAKQNVFMFNVHASGGRKMMSKVVEEVKAVNPENIVIGVTVLTSLSAEDVEETFQSKLSLAELALNWAKLGKTAGLDGVVCSPWEAKLIKEACGKDFKTVCPGVRPRWSATNDQKRIMTPKDAIINGCDFLVIGRPITKNEDPANAAKLVAAEIEEGMKEAGLC encoded by the coding sequence ATGAACGCAAAAGACAGAATGATAATAGCACTTGACTTTCCTACTATGGAAGCTGCTAAAAATTTAGTTGAAAAAATTGGTGACGGAGCTACTTTCTATAAAGTTGGACTTGAACTTTTCTTAAACTCAAAAGGTGAAATGATAAACTACCTTGCTTCTAAAGGTAAAAAAATATTCCTTGATCTTAAATTCCATGACATTCCAAATACAACAGCAATGGCATCAGTTTTTGCTGCTAAGCAAAATGTATTTATGTTCAATGTACATGCAAGTGGTGGAAGAAAAATGATGTCAAAAGTAGTTGAAGAAGTAAAAGCTGTAAATCCTGAAAATATAGTTATTGGAGTTACTGTTCTTACAAGTCTTTCTGCTGAAGATGTAGAGGAAACTTTCCAATCTAAATTATCTCTTGCAGAGTTAGCATTAAACTGGGCTAAATTAGGAAAAACTGCTGGACTTGATGGGGTAGTATGTTCTCCTTGGGAAGCTAAACTTATAAAAGAAGCTTGCGGAAAAGATTTCAAAACTGTATGTCCAGGTGTTAGACCTAGATGGTCAGCAACAAACGATCAGAAAAGAATTATGACTCCAAAAGATGCAATAATAAACGGATGTGACTTCTTAGTTATCGGAAGACCTATAACTAAAAACGAAGACCCAGCAAATGCTGCTAAATTAGTAGCTGCTGAAATTGAAGAGGGAATGAAAGAGGCTGGACTATGCTAG
- a CDS encoding thiamine ABC transporter substrate-binding protein, with translation MKKFVLSLFLLLSVSSFSEEIVVYGPSSTKWIGKTFAPIFKEKTGVDIKFISIDGLVSRLKLEEKNPKADVVIGLTSLSTEIAKKENLITPYIPKNTSNIKSNDFIMDKEGYVTPFDYGLLAINYDTKKIPVPPKNLTELGKLEKQLLVENPATSSTGEEALLWSIALYGKDWKDFWTALKPAIYTAEPGWSEAFAKFTAGEAPMMVGYATSNLFFSQDEEQSRFSSFLLEDGTFMYLEGASLVNKKETKEGAKKFMEYILSEEFQSLVPKKNYMFPVIETPLTEEFKFVPTTEKTVKLSDEQVKDLVNNLDRYKSELIEILKK, from the coding sequence ATGAAAAAATTTGTTTTATCATTATTTTTATTATTGTCTGTCTCTTCTTTTTCAGAAGAAATAGTAGTTTACGGACCCAGCTCTACAAAATGGATAGGAAAAACTTTTGCTCCAATATTTAAAGAAAAAACTGGAGTGGATATTAAATTCATATCTATTGATGGACTTGTATCAAGACTTAAACTTGAAGAAAAAAATCCTAAGGCAGACGTTGTTATTGGACTGACTTCTTTAAGCACTGAAATAGCAAAAAAGGAAAATCTTATCACTCCTTATATCCCTAAAAATACTTCTAATATAAAGAGTAATGACTTTATAATGGATAAAGAAGGATATGTAACTCCTTTTGACTATGGACTTCTTGCTATCAACTATGATACAAAAAAAATCCCTGTTCCTCCAAAAAATCTTACAGAACTTGGAAAACTGGAAAAACAGCTTTTAGTTGAAAATCCTGCTACTTCATCTACTGGGGAAGAAGCTCTTCTATGGAGTATAGCTCTCTATGGAAAAGACTGGAAAGATTTCTGGACTGCTTTAAAACCTGCCATATATACAGCTGAACCCGGTTGGAGTGAAGCATTTGCTAAATTTACAGCTGGTGAAGCTCCTATGATGGTTGGATATGCTACAAGCAATCTTTTCTTTTCACAAGATGAAGAACAAAGCAGATTCAGCAGCTTCCTTTTAGAAGATGGAACTTTTATGTATTTAGAAGGTGCATCTCTTGTAAATAAAAAAGAAACAAAAGAGGGAGCTAAAAAATTTATGGAATATATTCTTAGTGAAGAATTTCAAAGTCTGGTTCCTAAAAAGAACTATATGTTCCCAGTTATTGAAACTCCTCTTACTGAAGAATTTAAGTTTGTTCCAACTACAGAAAAGACTGTAAAGCTTAGTGATGAACAAGTAAAAGACCTCGTTAATAATCTTGATAGATACAAATCAGAATTGATAGAAATTTTAAAAAAATAA